A stretch of Myxococcus hansupus DNA encodes these proteins:
- a CDS encoding LysR family transcriptional regulator: MQLESLKMFCDVVETGSFSRAAQLNHVTQSAVSQQIRALENRYEQKLLSRSARQVTPTPAGERLFRGCKEILARFSEVEQEIREQATEVAGTTTVSTIYSVGLHELNTVQKQLLKSHPKVNMRLNYRRNDQVYDDVILGAAEIGIVAYPQPRAGVDILSFRDDKLAVVCAPGHSFATKQKVSLTALSGVPFIAFDREAPTRKALDRLFREKNIDINPVMEMDNVETIKRAVEMGLGVAILPISTAQGEIKGGTLVAKPFAEGPVSRPIGLLIRKGKYLDRASAAVLEAFKAAANLPHADEA; the protein is encoded by the coding sequence ATGCAGCTCGAATCCCTGAAGATGTTTTGCGACGTGGTCGAGACCGGTTCGTTCTCCCGCGCCGCGCAGCTCAATCACGTCACCCAGTCCGCCGTGAGCCAGCAGATTCGCGCGCTGGAGAATCGGTACGAGCAGAAGCTCTTGTCGCGCAGCGCGCGGCAGGTGACGCCGACGCCGGCCGGGGAGCGGCTGTTCCGGGGGTGCAAGGAAATCCTCGCCCGCTTCTCCGAGGTGGAGCAGGAGATTCGCGAGCAGGCCACCGAGGTGGCGGGCACCACCACGGTCTCCACCATCTACTCGGTGGGTCTGCACGAGCTGAACACGGTGCAGAAGCAGCTCCTCAAGTCGCACCCCAAGGTGAACATGCGCCTGAACTACCGGCGCAATGACCAGGTGTACGACGACGTGATTCTGGGCGCGGCGGAGATTGGCATCGTCGCCTATCCGCAGCCCCGCGCGGGCGTGGACATCCTCTCCTTCCGCGACGACAAGCTGGCGGTCGTGTGTGCCCCGGGGCACTCCTTCGCCACGAAACAGAAGGTCAGCCTCACCGCGCTGTCGGGCGTGCCCTTCATCGCGTTCGACCGCGAGGCGCCCACGCGCAAGGCGCTGGACCGGCTCTTCCGCGAGAAGAACATCGACATCAACCCGGTGATGGAGATGGACAACGTGGAGACCATCAAGCGGGCGGTGGAGATGGGCCTGGGCGTGGCCATCCTCCCCATCTCCACGGCGCAGGGTGAAATCAAGGGCGGCACGCTGGTGGCCAAGCCCTTCGCGGAGGGGCCGGTGTCGCGCCCCATTGGCCTGCTCATCCGCAAGGGCAAGTACCTGGACCGCGCCTCCGCGGCGGTGTTGGAGGCGTTCAAGGCCGCCGCCAACCTGCCGCACGCCGACGAGGCCTGA
- the rsmB gene encoding 16S rRNA (cytosine(967)-C(5))-methyltransferase RsmB: MNARALAIQILARVRATDAYLNVVLDTQLSESPPKDPRDAALVTELTYGATRRQLALDYAIARFADRKLDALEDKVLAALRIGAYQIFHTRVPARAAVAETVQALKEVGLARAAGFANAILRKLAELPGPPLPPVSNLAHHLSVRESHPQWLVERWLRQFGRERAEAMLVADNQSPAVVVRANTAKVTRDALLAQFQEVGVEATATTVSPVGITLPSVGRVEDVYGYAEGLWQVQDEAAQLVGVYGAIPESARVLDACAAPGGKACHQAQSHDVVAVDLHAHKLRKIEAEARRLGLESRLKAFAHDAAEPFPEAWGEFHAFVVDAPCSGLGTLRRHPELRYRRKEEDIARLATLQRRILENCQEAVPAGGLLVYAVCTMDPLEGQDQVEMFLRSHPEWTAEPPVLPGLKLPLTQAYLRTLPGPEGFDGFFAARLRKLY; this comes from the coding sequence ATGAACGCCCGCGCTCTCGCCATTCAAATCCTCGCGCGGGTCCGCGCGACGGACGCCTACCTCAACGTCGTCCTGGACACGCAGTTGTCCGAGTCGCCCCCGAAGGACCCTCGCGACGCCGCGCTCGTCACCGAGCTGACCTACGGCGCCACCCGGCGGCAGCTCGCGCTGGACTACGCCATTGCCCGCTTCGCCGACCGGAAGCTGGACGCGCTGGAGGACAAGGTGCTGGCGGCGCTCCGCATTGGCGCCTACCAAATCTTCCACACCCGCGTGCCCGCGCGCGCCGCGGTGGCGGAGACGGTGCAGGCGCTCAAGGAGGTGGGGCTGGCCCGCGCCGCGGGCTTCGCCAACGCCATCCTGCGCAAGCTGGCGGAGCTGCCCGGGCCGCCGCTGCCGCCCGTGTCCAACCTGGCGCACCACCTGTCGGTGCGGGAGAGCCATCCCCAGTGGCTGGTGGAGCGCTGGCTGCGCCAGTTCGGCCGCGAGCGCGCCGAGGCCATGCTGGTGGCCGACAACCAGTCGCCCGCCGTGGTGGTGCGCGCCAACACCGCGAAGGTGACGCGGGACGCGCTGCTCGCCCAGTTCCAGGAAGTGGGCGTGGAGGCGACGGCGACCACCGTGTCGCCGGTGGGCATCACCCTGCCGTCCGTGGGCCGGGTGGAGGACGTGTACGGCTACGCGGAGGGCTTGTGGCAGGTGCAGGACGAGGCCGCGCAGCTCGTGGGCGTCTACGGCGCGATTCCGGAGTCCGCGCGCGTGCTGGACGCCTGCGCGGCGCCGGGCGGCAAGGCCTGTCACCAGGCGCAGTCGCACGACGTCGTCGCGGTGGACCTCCACGCGCACAAGCTGCGGAAGATTGAGGCGGAGGCCCGCCGGCTGGGGCTGGAGTCACGCCTGAAGGCCTTCGCGCACGACGCCGCGGAGCCCTTCCCGGAGGCCTGGGGCGAGTTCCACGCCTTCGTGGTGGACGCGCCGTGCTCGGGGCTGGGCACGCTGCGCCGCCACCCGGAGCTGCGCTACCGCCGCAAGGAGGAGGACATCGCCCGGCTGGCCACGCTTCAGCGGCGCATCCTGGAGAATTGCCAGGAGGCGGTTCCGGCCGGGGGCCTGCTCGTGTACGCGGTGTGCACCATGGACCCGCTGGAGGGGCAGGACCAGGTGGAGATGTTCCTGCGCAGCCACCCGGAGTGGACGGCCGAGCCGCCCGTGCTGCCGGGCCTCAAGCTGCCGCTGACGCAGGCATACCTGCGCACGCTGCCGGGTCCGGAGGGCTTCGACGGGTTCTTCGCCGCGCGCCTCCGGAAGCTCTACTGA
- a CDS encoding type II 3-dehydroquinate dehydratase, whose amino-acid sequence MKLLVLHGPNLNLLGVRDSASGGRLEDLDAAMHARAEALGVELTVVQSNHEGDLLDTLGSELEELDGIIINPAGLFGSYSLKDGLDAAGVPAIEVLLKPPARESVVGEACVLQIHGGPGFEPYLQALETFGSGVFSATMPEPKKPLARKKGGATKGAKVTPITVLKRPPRKDGSTDTARSLARAVKTAGPTKTLGRKLAPVEDLRAARQAKTLGRGGVKGLTPAADLLTRALVRQKISDRLSGRLSAAELAAWARSQYQAVQRGAPAENGHRDLLEESLQSLTLSNLPATRLSDEQLVDLLTRLDEG is encoded by the coding sequence ATGAAATTGCTGGTGTTGCACGGACCCAACCTCAACCTGCTGGGCGTGCGGGACAGCGCGTCCGGCGGGCGGCTGGAGGACCTGGACGCCGCGATGCACGCGCGCGCCGAGGCGCTGGGCGTGGAGCTGACGGTGGTCCAGTCCAACCACGAGGGCGACCTGCTCGACACGCTCGGCAGCGAGCTGGAGGAGCTGGACGGCATCATCATCAACCCGGCCGGCCTGTTCGGCTCCTATTCGCTCAAGGACGGCCTGGATGCCGCGGGGGTGCCCGCCATCGAGGTGCTGCTCAAGCCCCCCGCGCGGGAGTCCGTGGTGGGCGAGGCCTGCGTGCTCCAGATTCATGGCGGCCCGGGCTTCGAGCCCTACCTCCAGGCGCTGGAGACGTTTGGCAGCGGCGTCTTCTCGGCGACGATGCCCGAGCCGAAGAAGCCGCTGGCGCGCAAGAAGGGCGGCGCCACCAAGGGCGCGAAGGTGACGCCCATCACCGTGCTGAAGCGCCCGCCGCGCAAGGACGGCTCCACGGACACGGCCCGGTCGCTGGCGCGCGCGGTGAAGACGGCGGGGCCCACGAAGACGCTGGGCCGCAAGCTGGCGCCGGTGGAGGACCTGCGCGCGGCCCGTCAGGCGAAGACGCTGGGGCGGGGTGGGGTGAAGGGGCTCACCCCCGCGGCGGACCTGCTCACGCGCGCCCTGGTGCGCCAGAAGATTTCAGACCGGCTTTCGGGGCGGCTCTCCGCCGCCGAGCTGGCCGCCTGGGCCCGCTCCCAGTACCAGGCGGTGCAGCGCGGCGCGCCCGCGGAGAACGGCCACCGTGACTTGCTGGAGGAAAGCCTCCAGAGCCTCACCCTCTCCAACCTGCCCGCGACGCGGCTCTCGGATGAGCAGCTCGTGGACCTCTTGACCCGGCTCGACGAAGGATGA